In Melospiza melodia melodia isolate bMelMel2 chromosome 11, bMelMel2.pri, whole genome shotgun sequence, the following proteins share a genomic window:
- the C8A gene encoding complement component C8 alpha chain isoform X2: MWWGLAQLCAWILTVCSLALTPAQACRELQALPSHRRSSRDVNSPAPVDCQLSQWSGWTDCFPCQEKKHRYRRLERPAEFGGRRCAGHLWDEQACRAETPCSGPPGCGQDFQCKETGRCIQRHLVCNGDWDCRDGSDEDNCEDEDVESPCEHLFPIPGVEKIVQGYNILTEEGRQNIYDPGYFGGFCEYVYNGEWRELRYDAACERLHYGDDEKYFRKPYNLHLYQFLAHADSGFAFEFYDDSKDLLDALKSDKSKTTGFTIGIGPGGSDVMLNLGLTLSGGKGSLKNFTQYDAKEVGFIRAVTKVQTARFKMRRDNIVLDEDVLLSLQELPDTYNYGMYAKFINDYGTHFMTSGTMGGVFEYILVINKEEMRRKAISMEQISACVGLSLGITASKENLDLGVTLKHSDCKQKGFLKTDAGSHSAVVEDIIPRIRGGDTSSSGGLLKSWDGQMYRHWGRSLKYNPAVIDFQLQPIHEILRRSNLGHMESKEQHLRRALGEFLQEFSPCRCRPCLNNGEPVLLGDSCSCHCRPGDRGAACQHSQRPGGETDGRWSCWSGWSPCQAGTARRSRHCSNPAPQHGGQPCAGRDLQSRAC, encoded by the exons ATGTGGTGGGGCCTGGCTCAGCTCTGTGCCTGGATCCTGACTGTGTGCTCACTGGCTTTGACACCAGCCCAGGCGTGCAGggagctccaggcactgccttCCCACAG AAGAAGCAGCAGAGATGTTAATTCTCCAGCTCCTGTTGACTGTCAGCTGAGCCAGTGGTCAGGATGGACTGATTGCTTCCCTTGCCAAGAGAAAAAA CACCGGTACCGGCGGCTGGAGCGGCCGGCAGAGTTCGGAGGGCGACGCTGCGCTGGGCACCTCTGGGATGAGCAAGCCTGCCGAGCTGAGACACCCTGCTCGGGGCCACCAGGGTGTGGGCAGGACTTCCAGTGCAAGGAAACGG GGCGCTGCATTCAACGGCATCTCGTGTGCAACGGAGACTGGGACTGCAGAGATGGCTCTGATGAGGATAATTGTGAGGATGAAGATGTTGAAAGCCCTTGTGAACATCTGTTCCCAATCCCAGGGGTGGAAAAAATAGTCCAAGG GTACAACATCCTGACAGAGGAAGGGAGGCAGAACATTTATGACCCGGGGTATTTTGGAGGGTTCTGTGAGTACGTGTACAACGGGGAGTGGCGGGAGCTGCGCTACGACGCCGCCTGCGAGCGCCTGCACTATGGGGATGATGAGAAGTATTTCCGCAAGCCCTACAACCTCCATCTGTACCAGTTCCTG GCTCATGCTGATTCTGGGTTTGCTTTTGAGTTTTACGACGATTCAAAGGACCTGCTTGACGCCCTTAAAAGTGATAAATCCAAAACAACAGGCTTCACCATTGGAATTGGGCCTGGAGGTTCAGATGTCATGCTAAACCTGGGCCTCACTTTATCAGGTGGGAAAGGATCCCTGAAGAACTTCACACAATATGATGCAaag GAGGTTGGGTTCATTAGAGCTGTGACCAAGGTGCAGACAGCCCGCTTCAAGATGAGAAGGGACAACATAGTTTTGGATGAAgatgtgctgctctccctgcaggagcTCCCAGACACCTACAACTATGGCATGTATGCCAAATTCATCAACGACTACGGCACCCACTTCATGACATCTGGCACCATGGGCGGTGTCTTTGAGTACATCCTCGTCATCAATAAGGAGGAGATGCGAAGAAAAG CCATCAGCATGGAGCAGATAAGTGCCTGTGTTGGGCTGTCCCTTGGCATTACAGCCAGCAAGGAGAACCTGGATCTGGGTGTAACCCTGAAACACTCTGACTGCAAGCAGAAAGGATTCCTGAAAACTG ATGCTGGGAGCCACAGTGCAGTTGTGGAAGATATTATTCCCCGGATTAGAGGGGGAGATACCAGTTCCAGTGGAGGGCTCCTGAAGAGTTGGGATGGCCAAATGTATCGTCACTGGGGCAGGTCATTAAAATATAATCCTGCTGTTATTGATTTCCAG CTGCAGCCCATCCACGAAATCCTGCGCAGGAGCAACCTCGGCCACATGGAGAGCAAAGAGCAGCACCTGAGGAGGGCTCTGGGTGAGTTCCTGCAGGAATTCAGCCCCTGTCGCTGCAGGCCCTGCCTCAACAACGGGGAGCCCGTGCTGCTGGgggacagctgctcctgccactgcCGCCCTGGGGACCGAGGGGCCgcctgccagcacagccagcgCCCAG GTGGTGAGACGGACGGGCGCTGGAGCTGCTGGTCGGGCTGGTCCCCGTGCCAGGCGGGGACGGCGCGGCGCAGCCGGCACTGCTCCAACCCTGCCCCGCAGCACGGCGGGCAGCCCTGTGCTGGCAGGGACCTCCAGAGCAGAGCCTGCTGA
- the C8A gene encoding complement component C8 alpha chain isoform X1, protein MWWGLAQLCAWILTVCSLALTPAQACRELQALPSHSLQPLSKHSFKDLRALFVPLPRRSSRDVNSPAPVDCQLSQWSGWTDCFPCQEKKHRYRRLERPAEFGGRRCAGHLWDEQACRAETPCSGPPGCGQDFQCKETGRCIQRHLVCNGDWDCRDGSDEDNCEDEDVESPCEHLFPIPGVEKIVQGYNILTEEGRQNIYDPGYFGGFCEYVYNGEWRELRYDAACERLHYGDDEKYFRKPYNLHLYQFLAHADSGFAFEFYDDSKDLLDALKSDKSKTTGFTIGIGPGGSDVMLNLGLTLSGGKGSLKNFTQYDAKEVGFIRAVTKVQTARFKMRRDNIVLDEDVLLSLQELPDTYNYGMYAKFINDYGTHFMTSGTMGGVFEYILVINKEEMRRKAISMEQISACVGLSLGITASKENLDLGVTLKHSDCKQKGFLKTDAGSHSAVVEDIIPRIRGGDTSSSGGLLKSWDGQMYRHWGRSLKYNPAVIDFQLQPIHEILRRSNLGHMESKEQHLRRALGEFLQEFSPCRCRPCLNNGEPVLLGDSCSCHCRPGDRGAACQHSQRPGESPEGWISLSTWLI, encoded by the exons ATGTGGTGGGGCCTGGCTCAGCTCTGTGCCTGGATCCTGACTGTGTGCTCACTGGCTTTGACACCAGCCCAGGCGTGCAGggagctccaggcactgccttCCCACAG CCTTCAGCCCCTCTCGAAACACAGCTTCAAAGACCTTAGAGCACTCTTTGTTCCCCTCCCTAGAAGAAGCAGCAGAGATGTTAATTCTCCAGCTCCTGTTGACTGTCAGCTGAGCCAGTGGTCAGGATGGACTGATTGCTTCCCTTGCCAAGAGAAAAAA CACCGGTACCGGCGGCTGGAGCGGCCGGCAGAGTTCGGAGGGCGACGCTGCGCTGGGCACCTCTGGGATGAGCAAGCCTGCCGAGCTGAGACACCCTGCTCGGGGCCACCAGGGTGTGGGCAGGACTTCCAGTGCAAGGAAACGG GGCGCTGCATTCAACGGCATCTCGTGTGCAACGGAGACTGGGACTGCAGAGATGGCTCTGATGAGGATAATTGTGAGGATGAAGATGTTGAAAGCCCTTGTGAACATCTGTTCCCAATCCCAGGGGTGGAAAAAATAGTCCAAGG GTACAACATCCTGACAGAGGAAGGGAGGCAGAACATTTATGACCCGGGGTATTTTGGAGGGTTCTGTGAGTACGTGTACAACGGGGAGTGGCGGGAGCTGCGCTACGACGCCGCCTGCGAGCGCCTGCACTATGGGGATGATGAGAAGTATTTCCGCAAGCCCTACAACCTCCATCTGTACCAGTTCCTG GCTCATGCTGATTCTGGGTTTGCTTTTGAGTTTTACGACGATTCAAAGGACCTGCTTGACGCCCTTAAAAGTGATAAATCCAAAACAACAGGCTTCACCATTGGAATTGGGCCTGGAGGTTCAGATGTCATGCTAAACCTGGGCCTCACTTTATCAGGTGGGAAAGGATCCCTGAAGAACTTCACACAATATGATGCAaag GAGGTTGGGTTCATTAGAGCTGTGACCAAGGTGCAGACAGCCCGCTTCAAGATGAGAAGGGACAACATAGTTTTGGATGAAgatgtgctgctctccctgcaggagcTCCCAGACACCTACAACTATGGCATGTATGCCAAATTCATCAACGACTACGGCACCCACTTCATGACATCTGGCACCATGGGCGGTGTCTTTGAGTACATCCTCGTCATCAATAAGGAGGAGATGCGAAGAAAAG CCATCAGCATGGAGCAGATAAGTGCCTGTGTTGGGCTGTCCCTTGGCATTACAGCCAGCAAGGAGAACCTGGATCTGGGTGTAACCCTGAAACACTCTGACTGCAAGCAGAAAGGATTCCTGAAAACTG ATGCTGGGAGCCACAGTGCAGTTGTGGAAGATATTATTCCCCGGATTAGAGGGGGAGATACCAGTTCCAGTGGAGGGCTCCTGAAGAGTTGGGATGGCCAAATGTATCGTCACTGGGGCAGGTCATTAAAATATAATCCTGCTGTTATTGATTTCCAG CTGCAGCCCATCCACGAAATCCTGCGCAGGAGCAACCTCGGCCACATGGAGAGCAAAGAGCAGCACCTGAGGAGGGCTCTGGGTGAGTTCCTGCAGGAATTCAGCCCCTGTCGCTGCAGGCCCTGCCTCAACAACGGGGAGCCCGTGCTGCTGGgggacagctgctcctgccactgcCGCCCTGGGGACCGAGGGGCCgcctgccagcacagccagcgCCCAGGTGAGAGCCCAGAGGGGTGGATTTCCCTCTCCACCTGGCTAATCTAA